From Triticum urartu cultivar G1812 chromosome 2, Tu2.1, whole genome shotgun sequence, a single genomic window includes:
- the LOC125533660 gene encoding uncharacterized protein LOC125533660, whose translation MAAMARSNSSNGHGYHHEASTTSSSSSSTSLARGRRSLEQQVPGTPGRPLLFLTSSSSSPAHPQLVSSRRSVPSKWEDAEKWLTQSSDHRGHHHGKAASKQHHIGGPVPATARRTSLDANALALYTLPAEVLLKDKYTDNVEPSKESFVFRSSYCEPAKNGAAAVTCGDDDFHRRDVGTEMTPLGSSPTSRCHTPVKSTSPARHNTPTGRSGPLVPYNSGSGMDISELTDCHFAKLDLGAQFDSMLVNWSSKEEEEEEVSKSLRHFEASAGDGGRACDKRVAAVTECRWEDDERAKSCIRYQREEAKIQAWINLESAKAEAQSRKLEVKIQKMRSNLEEKLMKRMTSVHRRGEEWRAAAQAQHLQQLRRATTEHQARRVKTISHHLSGTGSNASCGCFPCNSDNIISGNLLNY comes from the exons ATGGCGGCCATGGCCAGGAGCAACAGCAGCAATGGCCACGGCTACCACCACGAGGCGTCCACcacttcctcctcctcttcctccacgTCGTTGGCTCGGGGGCGGAGATCACTGGAGCAGCAGGTCCCCGGGACACCGGGGCGGCCGTTGCTGTTCCTCACCTCATCCTCCTCGAGCCCGGCCCACCCCCAGCTCGTCTCCTCGAGGAGGTCAGTACCTTCCAAGTGGGAGGACGCGGAGAAGTGGCTGACGCAGTCGTCCGACCACCGCGGCCATCACCATGGCAAGGCGGCCTCCAAGCAGCACCACATTGGAGGACCGGTGCCGGCAACGGCGAGGAGGACCTCACTAGACGCCAATGCGCTTGCTTTGTACACACTACCTGCAGAGGTGCTCCTCAAAG ACAAGTACACCGACAACGTGGAGCCGTCCAAAGAGAGCTTCGTGTTCCGGAGCTCCTACTGCGAGCCGGCCAAGAATGGCGCTGCGGCGGTGACCTGCGGAGATGATGACTTCCACCGGAGGGACGTCGGCACGGAGATGACGCCCCTGGGGAGCTCCCCGACCTCACGGTGCCACACGCCGGTCAAAAGCACCTCCCCGGCAAGGCACAACACGCCGACGGGCCGGTCGGGGCCCCTTGTGCCGTACAACAGCGGCAGTGGCATGGACATCTCGGAGCTGACGGACTGCCATTTCGCCAAGCTGGACCTGGGCGCGCAGTTCGATTCCATGCTCGTCAACTGGAGCtccaaggaggaggaggaagaggaggtgtCCAAGAGCCTCAGGCACTTCGAGGCCAGCGCCGGCGACGGCGGCAGAGCCTGCGATAAGCGGGTTGCCGCCGTCACCGAGTGCCGGTGGGAAGACGATGAGAGAGCCAAGAGTTGCATAAG GTATCAGAGGGAAGAGGCAAAGATTCAGGCCTGGATTAACCTGGAGAGTGCCAAAGCTGAAGCACAATCCAGAAAGCTAGAG GTGAAGATTCAGAAGATGCGATCGAACCTGGAGGAGAAGCTGATGAAGAGGATGACGAGCGTGCACAGGCGCGGCGAGGAGTGGCGCGCGGCGGCGCAGGCGCAGCACCTGCAGCAGCTCCGGCGCGCCACCACGGAGCACCAGGCCCGGCGGGTGAAGACGATCAGCCACCACCTCTCCGGGACCGGGAGCAATGCGTCCTGCGGCTGCTTCCCCTGCAACAGTGACAACATCATCAGCGGCAACCTCCTCAACTATTAG